One genomic window of Euwallacea fornicatus isolate EFF26 chromosome 7, ASM4011564v1, whole genome shotgun sequence includes the following:
- the LOC136340018 gene encoding substance-K receptor-like yields MGLKSSKERVKVSESFLIGFEVNRALYFWIILVISVLAVIGNLLAVRTVILSKYKYLQKTCIISLAISDLLTVIIFSMNNLYLLYYKPMEWIYGEFLCHFMPIGQVLGNLTNSIALLAIALDRYHNVIHALSPKWNPSLGKCIGGTLFLWLVCLGLSYPVVTFYIFIPLLVNDRKTAMCTGAPVTKRSIFLYYITMNCLFFLPILVLFFWFYYKIAFLIWRHRKPLNDDYHQQEVTDTCSSSKPVQDAYPTSALKSKKKNVQMKSKIRSFKVVVALVLAFITCRLPYWLQMIYQQLETVNKNVLWNVRFATISLHLFNCVLNPLLYTYLNITITVCRKVSRFVTHYCCCWFSNLEFEDFERGKHTAEGVVEVENNDEVKDKGRVQFINVAMPTVNRKEIY; encoded by the exons ATGGGACTGAAAAGTTCTAAG GAAAGGGTGAAGGTGTCTGAATCATTTTTGATCGGTTTTGAGGTGAACCGAGCCCTCTACTTTTGGATTATCCTGGTGATCTCTGTTCTGGCAGTCATTGGAAATTTGCTGGCAGTAAGGACGGTCATATTAAG TAAATACAAATATCTGCAGAAAACATGCATAATCTCCCTCGCAATCTCGGACCTCTTGACGGTGATCATCTTCTCCATGAACAATCTTTATCTACTCTACTATAAACCCATGGAATGG ATATATGGGGAGTTTCTCTGTCACTTTATGCCAATAGGACAAGTACTGGGCAACCTCACCAATTCCATTGCCCTTCTAGCCATAGCTCTGGATAGATACCATAACGTAATCCATGCATTAAGCCCTAAATGGAATCCCAGCTTGGGGAAGTGTATTGGGGGCACTTTATTTCTGTGGTTGGTATGTTTAG GCCTTTCATACCCAGTGGTGACTTTCTACATCTTCATTCCTCTCCTCGTCAACGATCGCAAGACTGCAATGTGCACTGGAGCTCCCGTCACCAAGCGCAGCATCTTTCTCTATTACATCACTATGAACTGCCTTTTTTTCCTCCCCATATTAGTGCTATTCTTCTGGTTTTACTACAAAATAGCTTTCCTGATTTGGCGCCACCGCAAACCATTAAACGACGACTATCACCAGCAAGAAGTAACCGACACTTGTTCCTCTTCCAAACCCGTCCAAGACGCCTACCCTACATCCGctttaaaaagcaaaaagaAGAATGTACAGATGAAGAGCAAAATCCGAAGCTTTAAGGTCGTGGTCGCTTTGGTTTTAGCCTTTATCACATGTAGATTGCCCTACTGGCTACAAATGATCTATCAGCAGCTTGAAACTGTGAACAAAAACGTACTGTGGAATGTGAGGTTTGCAACTATTTCCTTGCACCTCTTCAATTGCGTGTTGAATCCCCTGCTTTACACTTATCTAAACATAACGATAACAGTGTGTAGGAAGGTGAGCAGGTTTGTGACTCACTATTGCTGCTGTTGGTTTTCCAACTTGGAGTTCGAGGATTTCGAGAGAGGGAAGCACACTGCTGAAGGGGTTGTGGAGGTGGAAAATAACGATGAAGTCAAAGATAAAGGGAGGGTTCAATTTATTAACGTTGCTATGCCGACAGTTAATAGGAAggaaatatattga